A window of Oncorhynchus tshawytscha isolate Ot180627B linkage group LG10, Otsh_v2.0, whole genome shotgun sequence contains these coding sequences:
- the abcb8 gene encoding mitochondrial potassium channel ATP-binding subunit isoform X1 produces the protein MFHLLCNRVSTTAPLRPLYSHLNRTQGLWRQPRSRLYTTQLANAGNSSGQPSNAAGRIWGLAQAAVRQYACWMSKPPGGALKFILGPVVLTISARVLGGVAYCQADVNNNVLLELQAKETEPEFDWHILWEFVKPQLFALLGAVVLAFGAAILNIQIPLMLGDLVNIVARYMREHTGNYMREMRGPALKLLGLYGLQGLLTTGYIILLSRVGERVAADMRKTLFQSLLRQDVAFFDSNKTGMLVNRLTADIQEFKSSFKLVVSQGLRSVTQTVGCFVSLYVISPKLTGMTVVILPCLVGAGALIGSFLRRLSRLAQEQVSKATGVADEALGNVRTVKAFAMEEREMQLYAWEVDKSCEMNESLGSGIAVFQGMSNIVLNCIVLGTIFAGGSLMAGDEMSPGDLMSFLVASQTVQRSLASISILFGQMVRGLSSGARVFEYLSLEPTIPLSGGGRIPYKSLTGRVDFMNITFSYPTRPGQRILKNFNLIIPPCKTVAIVGESGGGKSTVASLLERFYDPSSGVIMLDGLDIRTLDPSWLRGQVIGFINQEPVLFGSSVMENIRFGKPEATDAEVINAAKQANAHRFITGFPDGYNTVVGERGVTMSGGQKQRIAIARALIKNPSILVLDEATSALDAESERVVQEALDRATTGRTVLIIAHRLSTIQRADLICVMSNGRIVEAGTHTELLSKGGLYADLIRRQRSEGEK, from the exons ATGTTTCACTTACTTTGTAATAGAGTCAGCACAACTGCACCGTTGCGCCCCCTCTACTCGCATTTGAATAGAACACAAGGTTTATGGAGACAGCCACG ATCACGGCTATACACAACACAATTGGCCAATGCAGGCAACTCCTCTGGACAGCCAAGTAATGCTGCTGGGCGTATCTGGGGTCTGGCTCAAGCAGCAGTTCGCCAATATGCCTGCTGGATGTCAAAACCACCAGGGGGGGCCCTGAAGTTCATCTTGGGGCCAGTGGTTCTCACCATCTCTGCTCGAGTACTTGGTGGTGTAGCATATTGCCAGGCAGATGTGAATAACAATGTTCTACTAGAACTTCAAGCCAAAGAAACTGAGCCTGAGTTCGACTGGCATATCCTGTGGGAGTTTGTCAAACCCCAGCTTTTTGCCCTTCTTGGTGCTGTTGTG cTTGCTTTTGGTGCTGCCATCTTGAATATTCAAATTCCCCTGATGTTGGGCGATCTGGTGAACATAGTGGCACGCTACATGAGAGAACATACTGGGAATTAcatgagagagatgaggggaccTGCTCTGAAGTTGCTGGGATTGTATGGTCTCCAA GGTCTGCTCACGACTGGTTACATCATCCTGCTTTCCAGGGTAGGGGAGCGAGTAGCAGCAGATATGAGAAAGACTCTTTTCCAATCTTTACTCAG GCAAGATGTAGCCTTCTTTGATTCCAACAAAACTGGCATGCTGGTGAACCGTTTGACTGCTGATATTCAGGAGTTCAAGTCTTCCTTCAAACTGGTCGTCTCTCAG GGCCTGCGGAGTGTAACACAGACGGTTGGCTGTTTCGTGTCCCTCTATGTCATCTCCCCTAAACTCACTGGTATGACAGTGGTGATACTTCCCTGTCTGGTGGGGGCAGGAGCTCTGATTGGCTCATTCCTTCGCAGGCTGTCCCGATTGGCTCAGGAACAG gTGTCGAAAGCAACAGGGGTGGCAGACGAGGCCCTTGGCAATGTGAGGACAGTGAAAGCCTTCGCCATGGAGGAGCGAGAGATGCA GTTATATGCCTGGGAAGTGGACAAATCATGCGAGATGAATGAATCTCTAGGCTCAGGGATAGCTGTTTTCCAAGGAATGTCAAATATCGTCCTGAACT GCATTGTTTTAGGCACCATCTTTGCTGGTGGGTCATTGATGGCAGGTGATGAAATGTCTCCAGGTGACCTCATGTCTTTCCTGGTGGCTTCACAGACGGTGCAGAG GTCTTTGGCCAGCATCTCTATCCTGTTTGGCCAA ATGGTCAGAGGCCTCAGCTCTGGGGCCCGTGTTTTTGAGTACCTGTCTTTGGAGCCTACCATTCCACTTTCGGGAGGAGGCCGCATTCCTTACAAATCTCTGACAGGACGGGTGGACTTCATGAACATTACTTTCAG TTACCCAACGAGACCTGGCCAACGGATCCTAAAGAACTTCAACCTCATCATCCCCCCCTGTAAGACTGTCGCAATCGTTGGAGAGTCCGGAGGAG GGAAGTCCACAGTGGCCTCCTTGTTAGAGCGTTTCTATGACCCCAGCAGTGGTGTGATCATGTTGGATGGTCTGGATATCCGGACACTGGATCCATCCTGGCTCAGAGGACAAGTCATTGGATTTATCAATCAG GAGCCTGTGCTGTTTGGCTCCTCCGTGATGGAGAACATTCGCTTTGGAAAGCCGGAGGCCACTGATGCTGAGGTCATCAATGCTGCCAAGCAGGCCAACGCCCACCGCTTTATCACAGGCTTTCCAGATGGATACAACACTGTGGTTG GTGAGCGAGGAGTGACTATGTCAGGGGGCCAGAAGCAGCGTATTGCCATTGCCCGCGCCCTGATCAAGAACCCCAGCATCCTGGTCCTGGACGAGGCCACCAGTGCACTGGACGCAGAGTCAGAGCGGGTGGTGCAAGAGGCTCTGGACCGGGCCACCACAGGACGCACTGTGCTCATCATCGCCCACAGACTCAGCACCATCCAGAGGGCAGACCTCATCTGTGTCATGAGCAATGGACGCATTGTAGAG GCTGGAACTCACACGGAATTGCTGAGCAAAGGAGGGCTGTATGCTGACCTGATACGCAGGCAGAGatcagagggagagaagtga
- the abcb8 gene encoding mitochondrial potassium channel ATP-binding subunit isoform X2, whose amino-acid sequence MSKPPGGALKFILGPVVLTISARVLGGVAYCQADVNNNVLLELQAKETEPEFDWHILWEFVKPQLFALLGAVVLAFGAAILNIQIPLMLGDLVNIVARYMREHTGNYMREMRGPALKLLGLYGLQGLLTTGYIILLSRVGERVAADMRKTLFQSLLRQDVAFFDSNKTGMLVNRLTADIQEFKSSFKLVVSQGLRSVTQTVGCFVSLYVISPKLTGMTVVILPCLVGAGALIGSFLRRLSRLAQEQVSKATGVADEALGNVRTVKAFAMEEREMQLYAWEVDKSCEMNESLGSGIAVFQGMSNIVLNCIVLGTIFAGGSLMAGDEMSPGDLMSFLVASQTVQRSLASISILFGQMVRGLSSGARVFEYLSLEPTIPLSGGGRIPYKSLTGRVDFMNITFSYPTRPGQRILKNFNLIIPPCKTVAIVGESGGGKSTVASLLERFYDPSSGVIMLDGLDIRTLDPSWLRGQVIGFINQEPVLFGSSVMENIRFGKPEATDAEVINAAKQANAHRFITGFPDGYNTVVGERGVTMSGGQKQRIAIARALIKNPSILVLDEATSALDAESERVVQEALDRATTGRTVLIIAHRLSTIQRADLICVMSNGRIVEAGTHTELLSKGGLYADLIRRQRSEGEK is encoded by the exons ATGTCAAAACCACCAGGGGGGGCCCTGAAGTTCATCTTGGGGCCAGTGGTTCTCACCATCTCTGCTCGAGTACTTGGTGGTGTAGCATATTGCCAGGCAGATGTGAATAACAATGTTCTACTAGAACTTCAAGCCAAAGAAACTGAGCCTGAGTTCGACTGGCATATCCTGTGGGAGTTTGTCAAACCCCAGCTTTTTGCCCTTCTTGGTGCTGTTGTG cTTGCTTTTGGTGCTGCCATCTTGAATATTCAAATTCCCCTGATGTTGGGCGATCTGGTGAACATAGTGGCACGCTACATGAGAGAACATACTGGGAATTAcatgagagagatgaggggaccTGCTCTGAAGTTGCTGGGATTGTATGGTCTCCAA GGTCTGCTCACGACTGGTTACATCATCCTGCTTTCCAGGGTAGGGGAGCGAGTAGCAGCAGATATGAGAAAGACTCTTTTCCAATCTTTACTCAG GCAAGATGTAGCCTTCTTTGATTCCAACAAAACTGGCATGCTGGTGAACCGTTTGACTGCTGATATTCAGGAGTTCAAGTCTTCCTTCAAACTGGTCGTCTCTCAG GGCCTGCGGAGTGTAACACAGACGGTTGGCTGTTTCGTGTCCCTCTATGTCATCTCCCCTAAACTCACTGGTATGACAGTGGTGATACTTCCCTGTCTGGTGGGGGCAGGAGCTCTGATTGGCTCATTCCTTCGCAGGCTGTCCCGATTGGCTCAGGAACAG gTGTCGAAAGCAACAGGGGTGGCAGACGAGGCCCTTGGCAATGTGAGGACAGTGAAAGCCTTCGCCATGGAGGAGCGAGAGATGCA GTTATATGCCTGGGAAGTGGACAAATCATGCGAGATGAATGAATCTCTAGGCTCAGGGATAGCTGTTTTCCAAGGAATGTCAAATATCGTCCTGAACT GCATTGTTTTAGGCACCATCTTTGCTGGTGGGTCATTGATGGCAGGTGATGAAATGTCTCCAGGTGACCTCATGTCTTTCCTGGTGGCTTCACAGACGGTGCAGAG GTCTTTGGCCAGCATCTCTATCCTGTTTGGCCAA ATGGTCAGAGGCCTCAGCTCTGGGGCCCGTGTTTTTGAGTACCTGTCTTTGGAGCCTACCATTCCACTTTCGGGAGGAGGCCGCATTCCTTACAAATCTCTGACAGGACGGGTGGACTTCATGAACATTACTTTCAG TTACCCAACGAGACCTGGCCAACGGATCCTAAAGAACTTCAACCTCATCATCCCCCCCTGTAAGACTGTCGCAATCGTTGGAGAGTCCGGAGGAG GGAAGTCCACAGTGGCCTCCTTGTTAGAGCGTTTCTATGACCCCAGCAGTGGTGTGATCATGTTGGATGGTCTGGATATCCGGACACTGGATCCATCCTGGCTCAGAGGACAAGTCATTGGATTTATCAATCAG GAGCCTGTGCTGTTTGGCTCCTCCGTGATGGAGAACATTCGCTTTGGAAAGCCGGAGGCCACTGATGCTGAGGTCATCAATGCTGCCAAGCAGGCCAACGCCCACCGCTTTATCACAGGCTTTCCAGATGGATACAACACTGTGGTTG GTGAGCGAGGAGTGACTATGTCAGGGGGCCAGAAGCAGCGTATTGCCATTGCCCGCGCCCTGATCAAGAACCCCAGCATCCTGGTCCTGGACGAGGCCACCAGTGCACTGGACGCAGAGTCAGAGCGGGTGGTGCAAGAGGCTCTGGACCGGGCCACCACAGGACGCACTGTGCTCATCATCGCCCACAGACTCAGCACCATCCAGAGGGCAGACCTCATCTGTGTCATGAGCAATGGACGCATTGTAGAG GCTGGAACTCACACGGAATTGCTGAGCAAAGGAGGGCTGTATGCTGACCTGATACGCAGGCAGAGatcagagggagagaagtga
- the LOC112260633 gene encoding autophagy-related protein 9A: MANFEAYQEYQRIDDFEEDSPPGEEDLLVHVPEGLSDSWHHIKNLDNFFTRIYQFHQKNGFACMMLSEFFELFQFLFVVTFTTFLFNCVEYDILFANRAVNHTGPGQNPLDRNKVSLPDAILPSQQCTERIQENSWIIFLLIMATIFWVYRMIKVFCNILSYWEIRQFYIKALKISMDELCNFTWQEVQDRLISLQREQQMCIHKKELTELDIYHRILRFKNYMVAMVNKSLLPVQLQLPLLGNLVFLTQGLKYNFELILFWGPGSLFQNKWNLHPKYKRAGNRLELAQQLSRVILLLGVANLLLCPFILVWQVLYAFFSYTEIIRREPGSLGARRWSMFGRLYLRHFNELDHELHGRLGRGYKPISKYMNSFTSPLLTVLAKNVAFFSGSVLAVLIALTVYDEDVLTVQHILTAITVLGVVITITRSFIPDEHMVWCPEQLLQCVLAHIHYMPDHWRGNANKSETRDEVAQLFQYKALFILEELLSPIVTPFILIFLLRNKSLDIIDFFRNFTVEVVGVGDICSFAQMDIRRHGNPLWMSEGQTEASVYQQAENGKTELSLMHFTIKNPRWQPPQESSVFISHLKEKVHQDAQGGPPTQLLLSEAPLCSSLLSNGSGNEPDNLLASVLAHPVLTASGLPGRDRRFVPPSTAASAAASVLASLSSSHSQLPHASRSRSHVHLPSTHPDSTMYCSDRTIIDSMSGSDSRMKSTTLLSEFASAEMSLHAIYMHEVHQQSSLPHQRTFGQWQNPVPMRELSSNAGSQTHSVHTAVSLSNMPSPLRLGGWTEEEEGDAEEEEILNSGSTPKQDSRSSY; this comes from the exons ATGGCGAACTTTGAAGCTTACCAGGAGTACCAGCGGATTGATGACTTTGAGGAGGACTCACCTCCCGGGGAGGAGGACCTATTAGTGCATGTGCCAGAGGGCCTGAgtg ACTCATGGCACCATATCAAGAATCTGGACAACTTCTTTACAAGA ATCTATCAGTTTCATCAGAAAAATGGCTTTGCTTGTATGATGTTATCAGAGTTCTTTGAACTTTT TCAGTTCCTGTTTGTGGTCACTTTCACAACATTCCTCTTCAACTGTGTGGAGTATGATATACTGTTTGCCAACCGGGCAGTGAACCACACAGGACCTGGCCAGAACCCCCTGGACAGGAACAAGGTCTCTCTGCCTGATGCCATCCTACCAAGCCAGCAGTGCACTGAGAG GATCCAGGAGAACAGTTGGATCATCTTCCTGCTCATCATGGCGACCATCTTCTGGGTCTACCGGATGATCAAGGTCTTCTGCAACATCCTCAGCTACTGGGAGATACGCCAGTTCTACATCAAAGCACTGAAGATCAGCATG GACGAGCTGTGTAACTTCACATGGCAGGAGGTCCAGGACCGTCTGATCAGCCTGCAGCGGGAGCAGCAGATGTGTATCCACAAGAAGGAGCTAACTGAGCTGGACATCTACCACCGCATCCTGCGATTCAAGAACTACATGGTGGCCATGGTCAATAAGTCACTGTTACCTGTACAGCTTCAGCTCCCCCTTCTGGGAAACCTGGTGTTCCTCACCCAGGGCCTCAAGTACAACTTTGAGCTGATTCTCTTCTGGGGTCCGGGGTCGCTGTTCCAGAACAAATGGAACCTGCACCCCAAGTACAAGCGAGCAGGGAACCGTCTGGAGCTGGCCCAGCAGCTGAGCCGGGTCATTCTTCTACTAGGCGTGGCCAATCTGCTCCTCTGCCCCTTCATCCTGGTGTGGCAGGTGCTCTACGCCTTCTTCAGCTACACCGAGATCATCAGGAGGGAGCCAGGGAGTCTGGGAGCACGCCGCTGGTCTATGTTCGGCCGCCTCTACCTGCGCCACTTCAATGAGCTGGACCACGAGCTGCACGGCAGGCTAGGCCGCGGCTACAAGCCCATCTCCAAGTACATGAACTCGTTCACCTCGCCGCTCCTCACCGTGCTGGCCAAGAACGTGGCGTTCTTCTCTGGCTCGGTGCTGGCCGTGCTCATCGCACTGACCGTGTATGATGAGGATGTCTTGACCGTGCAGCACATCCTGACCGCCATCACCGTGCTGGGAGTGGTTATCACCATCACCAG GTCCTTCATCCCAGACGAACACATGGTGTGGTGCCCGGAGcagctgctgcagtgtgtgcttGCTCACATCCACTACATGCCAGACCACTGGAGGGGCAACGCCAACAAGAGCGAGACCCGGGACGAGGTGGCACAGCTGTTCCAGTACAAAGCG ctGTTTATCCTGGAGGAGCTGCTGAGCCCCATCGTCACGCCCTTCATTCTCATCTTCCTCCTGAGGAACAAGTCCCTGGACATCATCGACTTCTTCAGGAACTTCACTGTGGAGGTAGTTGGGGTCGGAGACATCTGCTCCTTCGCACAGATGGACATCCGTCGTCATGGAAACCCTCTG TGGATGTCTGAGGGCCAGACGGAGGCGTCTGTGTACCAGCAGGCTGAGAACGGCAAGACTGAGCTGTCTCTGATGCACTTCACCATCAAGAACCCCCGTTGGCAGCCCCCCCAGGAGAGCTCAGTGTTCATCAGCCACCTGAAGGAGAAGGTGCACCAGGATGCCCAGGGAGGACCCCCCACCCAGCTGCTGCTCTCTGAGGCCCCGCTCTGCTCCTCACTGCTCTCCAACGGGTCCGGCAATGAA CCTGACAACCTATTGGCAAGTGTCCTGGCCCACCCTGTGCTGACCGCGTCAGGCCTACCAGGCCGAGACCGCCGCTTCGTTCCTCCCAGCACGGCTGCCTCTGCCGCCGCCAGCGTCCTGGCCTCGCTATCCAGCTCCCACTCTCAGCTCCCCCACGCCAGCCGCTCCCGCTCGCATGTCCATCTGCCTTCCACCCACCCCGACAGCACCATGTACTGCAGTGACCGCACCATCATCGACAG CATGTCAGGGAGTGATTCTCGAATGAAGAGCACTACATTGCTATCAGAGTTTGCCTCGGCTGAGATGAGTCTCCATGCTATTTACATGCATGAG GTCCACCAACAGAGCTCACTCCCCCACCAGAGGACATTCGGCCAGTGGCAGAACCCAGTGCCAATGAGAGAGCTAAGCAGCAACGCTG GTTCTCAGACGCACAGCGTCCACACAGCAGTCAGCCTGTCTAATATGCCCAGCCCGCTGCGTCTGGGAGGCTGgacggaggaagaggagggggatgcaGAGGAAGAGGAAATCCTCAACAGTGGGTCGACTCCTAAACAGGACTCTAGGAGTAGCTATTGA